Proteins from a genomic interval of Sporolactobacillus sp. Y61:
- a CDS encoding phosphomevalonate kinase — protein sequence MPFIQCAPGKLYIAGEYAVVEPGYPAIIVAVDKYVTVQIEHNETTGRIQWADAALVLRRNGASHWITEGDARPFRFVLSAIEWTEQYIQSLGKMPDTYQITISSDLTRKDGKKYGLGSSAAVTVACVKAILAFYEVKMDRETVFKLSAIAHLHIQGNGSCGDIAASVYGGWIAYTSFDHRWLAQMIRSGADWLGLLHTDWPMLSIRSLALPPDLRLLVGWTGKPASTFKLVDRVEKARRTREQGYRHFLNQSKACVEKMIGGFLKQHAPAILEGIRENRRILAQLSRLCGVLIETDRLHQLCRIAENHQGAAKTSGAGGGDCGIALAHRKVDKEALFAEWKKHGILPLDLHVAKKVF from the coding sequence TTGCCCTTCATACAATGTGCACCTGGAAAACTTTATATAGCAGGAGAATATGCGGTCGTTGAACCGGGTTATCCTGCGATCATTGTTGCCGTCGATAAGTACGTGACGGTACAAATTGAACATAACGAAACAACCGGGCGGATCCAATGGGCTGACGCAGCGCTGGTTCTGAGACGCAATGGCGCCAGTCACTGGATTACTGAAGGAGACGCCCGTCCCTTTCGCTTTGTATTATCGGCGATTGAATGGACGGAGCAATACATACAGTCGCTGGGGAAAATGCCTGATACCTATCAAATAACGATCAGCAGTGATTTGACAAGAAAAGATGGGAAAAAATATGGACTGGGTTCCAGCGCTGCTGTAACAGTCGCCTGTGTGAAGGCCATCCTTGCTTTTTATGAAGTAAAAATGGACCGGGAAACCGTCTTTAAACTGTCGGCCATCGCCCATCTTCACATTCAGGGGAACGGGTCCTGCGGAGATATTGCTGCCAGTGTTTACGGCGGCTGGATTGCGTATACATCATTTGATCACCGATGGCTGGCGCAGATGATTCGTTCAGGAGCAGACTGGCTTGGATTGCTTCATACAGACTGGCCCATGTTATCGATACGCTCACTCGCGCTTCCGCCGGATCTGCGATTGCTGGTCGGCTGGACGGGGAAACCGGCATCAACATTCAAACTCGTTGATCGGGTGGAAAAAGCAAGGCGGACGAGGGAGCAGGGTTACCGGCACTTTTTAAATCAAAGCAAGGCCTGTGTAGAAAAGATGATTGGCGGTTTTCTCAAACAGCATGCGCCGGCCATATTAGAGGGGATCCGGGAAAATCGAAGGATTCTGGCCCAATTATCGAGGCTTTGCGGCGTGTTAATTGAAACCGACAGACTGCACCAGCTCTGCAGGATTGCTGAAAACCATCAGGGCGCAGCGAAAACGTCCGGTGCCGGCGGAGGAGATTGCGGCATCGCGCTTGCTCATCGAAAAGTCGATAAAGAAGCGCTCTTTGCCGAATGGAAAAAGCATGGCATCCTGCCGTTAGATCTGCATGTAGCGAAGAAAGTATTCTAA
- a CDS encoding Cof-type HAD-IIB family hydrolase has translation MIKLIAMDMDGTLLNSHNEIGWENLKAMRYARSKGVSLTIASGRAPFDVMNLLKEADIEAHVIGGNGSTLHTLDGKLLGADFLDTKEALEIVGDLTAKKYFVSVSTEHGIYHPENGELWLRQELERLHKPDVRGEGYQRSAKQTYHRNYSSPEEIQASGEGIYKLLVFSFDDQKLSRAREKYEAKHKYAIVSSGSGNFEIMARNVSKGNALYHLASYLDIPLSEVMAIGDNYNDLSMFAVAGISVAMGNADQEIKDQCNRVTLTCAEDGVAHAIYHELGKK, from the coding sequence ATGATTAAACTTATTGCGATGGATATGGACGGAACTCTGCTCAACAGTCACAACGAGATCGGCTGGGAGAATCTGAAGGCCATGCGTTATGCCCGGTCAAAAGGTGTATCGCTAACGATTGCATCAGGAAGAGCACCCTTCGATGTGATGAATCTCCTGAAAGAAGCGGATATCGAAGCGCATGTCATTGGTGGTAACGGTTCCACGCTCCATACGCTCGACGGAAAATTGTTAGGTGCCGATTTTCTGGACACAAAAGAAGCGCTTGAGATTGTCGGCGATCTGACAGCGAAGAAGTATTTTGTCAGCGTCAGTACGGAACATGGTATTTACCATCCGGAAAACGGGGAGCTGTGGCTTCGTCAGGAGCTTGAACGGCTTCATAAGCCTGATGTCCGTGGAGAAGGCTATCAGCGTTCCGCAAAGCAGACCTATCACAGAAATTACAGTAGCCCGGAAGAGATTCAGGCGAGCGGAGAGGGGATCTATAAACTACTTGTTTTTTCATTTGATGATCAGAAACTGAGCAGGGCCCGGGAAAAATATGAAGCAAAACATAAATACGCCATCGTTTCAAGTGGCAGCGGGAACTTTGAAATCATGGCCCGTAACGTATCCAAAGGAAATGCCCTGTATCATCTGGCGTCCTATCTTGATATACCTCTGAGCGAGGTCATGGCGATTGGCGACAACTATAATGATCTGTCGATGTTTGCCGTCGCCGGTATCTCCGTTGCCATGGGGAATGCAGATCAGGAAATTAAGGATCAATGTAATCGTGTGACACTGACCTGTGCGGAAGATGGCGTGGCACACGCTATCTATCATGAACTGGGGAAAAAGTAA
- a CDS encoding cation transporter: MKKVILQLEGLTCPSCLQKIESGLAHQEGILKSKVLFNSSKVKTEIDPDKISAKEVAQIVSKLGYEVKSVKEKEA, from the coding sequence ATGAAAAAAGTGATTTTACAATTAGAGGGATTGACTTGTCCGTCATGTCTGCAAAAAATTGAATCCGGCCTTGCGCATCAGGAAGGCATTCTAAAGTCGAAAGTCCTGTTTAATTCCAGCAAGGTGAAGACAGAGATCGATCCAGATAAGATCTCAGCCAAAGAAGTGGCGCAGATCGTGTCGAAACTCGGTTATGAAGTCAAATCGGTCAAAGAAAAAGAAGCTTAA
- a CDS encoding fructosamine kinase family protein, with product MDPNWISKLPLKDIRSVTRIGGGDVNQAYRVDTGRESYFLLVQPNHPQSFYDSEIAGLKAFKEAGVQAPQVIKSGQIHGDAYLLLNYLERGTGSQSDLGKLVAHLHQHRSPNGKFGFDYPYSGTSISFNNDWTDSWTELFVTRRLDVLASALQKKGLWTGQEERLYKESRACIVSELARHPSQPVLLHGDLWGGNYMFTADGSPALIDPAALYGDRELDIGVTTVFGGFTSEFYRAYAASCPFDEGYEKRLAFYQLYYLMVHLDKFGLGYAGSVLAMLNKIIKEN from the coding sequence ATGGACCCTAACTGGATAAGCAAGTTGCCGCTTAAGGATATCCGGTCGGTAACACGTATTGGCGGTGGTGATGTGAATCAGGCTTACCGTGTCGATACCGGCAGGGAAAGCTATTTTCTTCTGGTTCAGCCGAATCATCCGCAAAGCTTCTACGATAGTGAGATTGCCGGATTAAAAGCATTTAAAGAAGCAGGTGTTCAGGCTCCACAGGTCATTAAGAGCGGACAGATCCACGGTGATGCCTATCTCCTGCTCAATTACCTTGAGCGTGGAACCGGAAGCCAGTCTGATTTAGGAAAACTGGTTGCCCATCTTCACCAACATAGAAGCCCGAACGGTAAATTTGGCTTTGATTACCCCTATTCGGGTACAAGCATTTCATTCAATAATGATTGGACAGATTCATGGACGGAGCTGTTCGTCACCCGGCGTCTGGACGTACTTGCTTCAGCGCTGCAAAAGAAAGGCCTGTGGACCGGACAGGAAGAAAGATTATATAAAGAAAGTCGTGCCTGCATCGTCTCCGAGCTGGCACGACATCCGAGTCAGCCCGTCTTGCTGCATGGTGATTTATGGGGCGGGAACTATATGTTTACAGCAGACGGGTCCCCTGCATTAATTGATCCGGCAGCCCTTTACGGCGATCGAGAGCTGGATATTGGCGTGACAACGGTCTTTGGCGGTTTTACTTCTGAATTTTACCGGGCTTATGCGGCGTCCTGTCCGTTTGATGAAGGATATGAAAAACGTCTGGCGTTTTATCAGCTGTATTATCTGATGGTTCATCTGGATAAATTTGGTCTGGGTTATGCCGGGAGTGTACTTGCTATGCTGAATAAGATTATTAAAGAAAATTAG
- the mvaD gene encoding diphosphomevalonate decarboxylase, with amino-acid sequence MDAARAYTNIALIKYWGKRDEQLILPMNSSLSLTLDTFYTETGVEPLKALHEDEVVMDGVLLSGASAEKVRHFMHLIREKSGSRLFARIVTRNHVPVAAGFASSASGFAALAAAAARVYGLDCSPAALSRLARRGSGSASRSIYGGFVKWLKGTDDASSYALPVDPARWPIRVLSVVVNGKAKRLSSRAGMKRTVETSPFYPAWVRQSEKDLAGIEPAIRAHDFESLGKIAEANALRMHAAMLAADPPFTYWEEGTLTVMRRAAYLRSQGVPCYFTIDAGPNVKLFCLQPHVNRIREDLSRFFPSEALIVTRPGPGVAYLDHPVQ; translated from the coding sequence GTGGATGCTGCACGAGCCTATACGAATATTGCTTTGATCAAGTATTGGGGAAAAAGGGATGAGCAGCTGATTTTACCGATGAACAGCAGCTTATCGCTGACTCTTGATACGTTTTACACGGAAACAGGCGTTGAACCGCTAAAAGCGCTGCACGAAGATGAAGTCGTCATGGATGGCGTGCTTCTGAGCGGCGCTTCCGCTGAAAAAGTCAGACATTTTATGCATCTGATTCGCGAAAAATCGGGAAGTCGTCTGTTCGCGCGCATTGTCACCAGAAATCATGTTCCGGTTGCTGCCGGCTTTGCTTCTTCAGCTTCCGGTTTTGCAGCGCTTGCGGCCGCAGCCGCCCGCGTGTATGGGTTGGACTGCTCCCCCGCTGCCCTGTCACGGCTTGCCCGTCGCGGTTCGGGATCAGCTTCGCGTTCGATTTACGGCGGTTTTGTGAAATGGCTGAAGGGAACGGATGATGCAAGTTCTTATGCACTGCCGGTGGATCCGGCCAGATGGCCCATTCGCGTCCTGTCGGTTGTGGTGAATGGAAAAGCGAAAAGGCTCTCCAGTCGTGCGGGGATGAAGCGAACAGTTGAGACCTCACCTTTTTATCCTGCCTGGGTTCGGCAGTCTGAAAAGGACCTTGCCGGAATAGAGCCGGCGATTCGGGCACATGATTTTGAATCTCTTGGCAAAATAGCGGAAGCCAATGCGCTCAGGATGCATGCGGCCATGCTGGCGGCCGATCCGCCTTTTACGTACTGGGAAGAAGGCACCCTGACCGTGATGCGGCGCGCCGCATATCTGCGCAGCCAGGGGGTGCCGTGCTATTTCACGATTGATGCCGGACCGAATGTCAAACTGTTTTGCCTGCAGCCGCATGTTAACCGGATTCGCGAAGATCTGTCCAGGTTCTTCCCCTCTGAAGCGCTCATCGTGACCAGACCGGGTCCAGGTGTTGCGTATCTGGATCATCCGGTTCAGTAA
- a CDS encoding nitrous oxide-stimulated promoter family protein, whose product MGKRALNNGPVIRKEKETVTKMIEIFCRKKHHQKELCDSCRDLNNYALKRLSYCRFGENKSACSNCKVHCYSPVYRKKIKEVMRFSGPWMLLYHPIFSIRHLLKR is encoded by the coding sequence ATGGGAAAAAGAGCATTAAATAACGGCCCTGTAATCCGCAAAGAAAAAGAAACCGTTACCAAAATGATCGAGATTTTCTGCAGAAAAAAACACCATCAGAAAGAACTGTGTGATTCGTGTCGCGATTTAAACAATTATGCATTAAAACGACTTTCCTATTGCCGTTTTGGAGAAAATAAAAGTGCCTGCTCCAATTGTAAAGTCCATTGCTACAGTCCGGTTTATCGAAAAAAAATCAAAGAAGTCATGCGTTTCTCCGGACCGTGGATGCTGCTGTATCATCCCATTTTCTCCATTCGGCATCTCTTAAAAAGATAA
- the mvk gene encoding mevalonate kinase — protein sequence MTKYRTGIGESSSKIILIGEHSVVYGQPAIAMPVPVVRAVTRTMHCPGPLRLECAFHHGILSNGDDNIAGLKKMIPAVLRALKQPERDLMISISSRIPEERGMGSSAAVAISVVRSLFHYFNTPLDRHRLLSLVEISEKCCHGNPSGIDAAAASSAHPIFFMKEKGTEWIHNTLHATLVIADTGLKGQTLHAVASLKKRLKQSVHLRGKIEQLGVLTSLARKTLETAKEEALGPILLDAHLILRELGVSHATLDHLVDTAMANGAMGAKLTGGGCGGCIIALVKDAERASHLAKKLVSAGAHNTWIQPFQDGYIPVRT from the coding sequence ATGACAAAATACAGAACTGGTATTGGAGAAAGCAGCAGTAAAATTATTCTGATTGGTGAACATTCGGTGGTCTACGGGCAACCGGCAATCGCCATGCCCGTACCCGTCGTGCGTGCAGTGACCCGGACCATGCACTGCCCCGGACCGCTGAGGCTGGAGTGTGCCTTCCATCATGGGATTTTGAGCAACGGTGATGACAACATTGCCGGACTCAAAAAGATGATTCCGGCCGTTCTGCGCGCTTTAAAACAACCTGAACGGGATCTTATGATTTCCATCAGCAGCCGCATACCGGAAGAGCGGGGCATGGGTTCGAGTGCAGCTGTGGCCATATCGGTTGTCCGCAGCCTGTTTCATTATTTTAATACACCGCTTGACCGGCACAGACTCCTCAGTCTCGTCGAAATTTCTGAAAAATGCTGTCATGGAAATCCGAGCGGTATTGATGCGGCTGCAGCCAGCAGTGCACATCCGATTTTCTTTATGAAGGAAAAGGGAACAGAATGGATCCACAATACGCTGCATGCCACTCTGGTGATTGCCGATACCGGTTTAAAGGGCCAGACCCTTCACGCGGTTGCCAGCCTGAAAAAGCGATTGAAGCAAAGCGTACATCTCCGGGGAAAAATAGAACAGTTAGGTGTGCTGACTTCATTGGCAAGAAAAACACTGGAAACAGCTAAAGAGGAAGCGCTGGGACCAATCCTGCTCGATGCCCATCTGATTCTCAGAGAACTCGGCGTCAGCCATGCCACTCTGGATCATCTGGTTGATACCGCCATGGCGAATGGAGCGATGGGAGCAAAGCTGACCGGCGGCGGCTGCGGCGGCTGCATCATCGCACTGGTTAAAGATGCAGAAAGGGCGTCACATCTGGCGAAAAAGTTAGTGAGTGCAGGCGCGCACAATACGTGGATTCAGCCGTTTCAGGATGGATATATTCCAGTCAGAACCTGA
- a CDS encoding heavy metal translocating P-type ATPase has protein sequence MKFQKWLQKHNTHITWLTGALIVLGFLSKGLFHWETGYNVTFIAATIIGFLPVLIHAWQALKVKVISIELLVSIAVIGALFIGEYNESAIVVFLFLFGSYLEQKTLQKTRNSIKTLTEMAPTKAWVYQKNGQAQETDIDEVNEGDELLVKTGAQVPVDGVITSGHGYLNEASVTGESKVVDKPVGATVFAGTILDNGTLRMKATRVGEDTTFGKIIELVEEAQDTKSHAEKFIDHFSRYYTPAVLLLGLIVWVFTQDIRLAITILVLGCPGALVIGAPVSNVAGIGNGAKSGVLIKGGEIMNTFSKVDTLVFDKTGTLTKGQTELVEMHAVPGQQHGLAYTAAIEKESDHPLGKAILAYAKAHDMDYSHLKVTQTQVVKGKGIRAVVENQNVLVGNRNLLTEAGVQLHPEQERKLAEMEEKGISTVLVAIDQEPALMLGIADTPRDGVKSALAALKTMGIKKMVMLTGDNARTAQAIGQQLGIDEVHAELLPEDKVGYVEKLKQAGHHVAFIGDGVNDSPSLASAHIGIAMGSGTDVAVETSDIVLMKSRFSELVHAYGLTKKTVRNMKENIVIAIATVAFLLVGLILGYIYMASGMFVHELSILVVIMNGMRLLRYHTKQAA, from the coding sequence ATGAAATTCCAGAAATGGTTACAGAAACATAATACACACATCACCTGGTTGACCGGTGCTTTGATTGTACTTGGCTTTTTAAGTAAAGGACTTTTCCATTGGGAAACAGGTTATAATGTGACATTTATCGCGGCTACAATTATCGGCTTCTTACCAGTTTTGATTCATGCCTGGCAGGCCCTGAAAGTGAAGGTCATCAGTATCGAATTGTTAGTCAGTATCGCTGTGATCGGTGCCCTTTTTATTGGTGAATATAACGAATCAGCGATCGTTGTCTTTCTGTTTCTGTTCGGGAGTTATCTGGAGCAGAAAACCTTGCAGAAAACGCGCAACTCAATTAAAACCCTGACCGAAATGGCCCCGACGAAAGCCTGGGTTTACCAAAAGAATGGTCAGGCGCAGGAAACGGATATTGATGAAGTGAATGAGGGTGATGAGCTCTTAGTGAAGACGGGGGCCCAGGTTCCGGTGGATGGGGTGATCACCTCAGGTCACGGCTATCTGAATGAAGCCAGTGTCACGGGCGAATCCAAGGTTGTTGATAAGCCGGTAGGCGCGACCGTTTTTGCCGGGACGATCTTAGACAACGGAACCCTGCGAATGAAGGCAACCCGTGTGGGTGAGGATACCACATTCGGCAAGATCATTGAATTGGTTGAAGAAGCTCAGGATACAAAATCACATGCGGAAAAGTTTATTGATCATTTTTCCCGTTATTATACGCCGGCCGTTCTATTATTAGGACTGATTGTCTGGGTGTTCACGCAGGACATCCGGCTGGCCATCACAATCTTAGTCCTGGGCTGCCCGGGAGCCTTAGTGATCGGTGCTCCGGTGTCCAATGTGGCCGGTATCGGTAATGGCGCAAAAAGCGGCGTTCTGATCAAAGGCGGCGAGATCATGAATACGTTCAGTAAGGTGGATACGTTAGTCTTTGACAAAACGGGCACGCTGACGAAGGGGCAGACTGAGCTCGTTGAAATGCATGCCGTGCCTGGTCAGCAACATGGATTAGCCTATACAGCTGCTATTGAAAAGGAATCCGATCACCCACTTGGCAAGGCGATCCTGGCCTATGCCAAGGCGCATGACATGGATTACAGTCATCTGAAGGTGACTCAGACCCAGGTGGTCAAGGGTAAAGGAATCAGGGCGGTTGTAGAGAATCAGAACGTTCTGGTTGGTAATCGTAACCTGCTGACTGAAGCCGGGGTGCAACTGCACCCTGAGCAGGAACGAAAATTAGCTGAGATGGAAGAGAAAGGAATATCCACTGTTTTAGTTGCGATCGATCAAGAGCCCGCGCTTATGCTGGGTATTGCCGATACGCCAAGAGACGGCGTTAAATCCGCTTTAGCCGCTTTAAAAACAATGGGCATCAAAAAAATGGTGATGCTGACGGGTGACAATGCGCGGACCGCCCAGGCGATTGGCCAGCAACTGGGTATTGATGAAGTTCATGCAGAGTTATTGCCGGAAGATAAAGTGGGTTATGTAGAAAAGCTGAAGCAGGCGGGCCATCATGTCGCTTTCATCGGGGATGGCGTCAATGACAGCCCGTCCCTTGCCTCGGCACATATCGGCATTGCCATGGGCAGCGGGACCGATGTTGCAGTGGAAACCTCAGATATTGTTTTAATGAAATCCAGATTTTCTGAGCTTGTCCATGCTTATGGATTAACGAAGAAAACAGTAAGAAATATGAAAGAAAATATTGTGATTGCCATTGCTACCGTTGCGTTCTTATTAGTCGGTCTGATTCTTGGTTACATTTATATGGCGAGCGGCATGTTCGTCCATGAACTCAGCATTTTAGTAGTCATCATGAACGGGATGCGTTTGTTAAGATACCACACGAAGCAGGCTGCGTAA
- a CDS encoding ferritin-like domain-containing protein: MSIDTLYEAEVAQTEKDHHIPTAGAMTGHILANLKIHQEKLAQAVYYARGPERPFLKKSFSQAIQTENRLFDGLAQLLLDEDEVIPTTTEEFSRYSMLEEHGKFKYLSAKEWLASAVKDFDTQNLFITRAIKLAEKEDKPALQAFLVQQLSWNNRQIRELQAYLGHAPREGLEEEEEDDD; this comes from the coding sequence ATGTCAATCGATACATTATATGAAGCAGAAGTAGCCCAGACGGAGAAAGATCACCATATCCCGACTGCCGGAGCGATGACCGGCCATATTTTAGCCAATCTGAAGATTCATCAGGAGAAGCTGGCTCAGGCTGTTTATTATGCCAGAGGACCCGAAAGGCCCTTTTTAAAAAAGTCCTTCAGCCAGGCCATTCAAACTGAAAACAGGTTATTTGATGGACTTGCACAATTGTTGTTAGATGAAGACGAAGTGATTCCGACAACAACTGAAGAATTCAGCCGTTACAGCATGTTGGAGGAACATGGAAAATTCAAGTATCTCTCGGCTAAAGAATGGCTTGCATCTGCAGTCAAAGACTTTGATACGCAAAATCTGTTTATCACGCGTGCTATAAAATTAGCTGAGAAAGAGGATAAACCGGCCCTTCAGGCGTTTCTGGTGCAGCAATTAAGCTGGAATAATCGTCAGATCCGTGAATTACAGGCTTACCTGGGTCATGCGCCTCGAGAGGGCTTAGAAGAAGAAGAAGAGGATGACGACTAA
- a CDS encoding DNA-3-methyladenine glycosylase — protein MNRKRQLSDFFSQQSTPDIARSVLGKQLVYEHPEGIMSGYIVEAEAYLGQKDSAAHAYKGRRTPANEALYGPPGTIYIYLLHGRAMLDIAVQKKEVPQGILIRAIEPLDGRDLMEKNRKKHGFELTNGPGKFMEALGIHDKSLNRKHMGDAPLYIDLSAEREPEEIGVSARKGISRRGSGTCWPFRFFVKGNPYVSGIKKSEVNDRSFGWKENR, from the coding sequence ATGAACAGGAAGCGACAACTCAGCGATTTTTTCAGTCAGCAGTCGACTCCCGATATTGCCCGCTCCGTTCTGGGAAAACAGCTCGTTTATGAGCACCCCGAGGGGATCATGAGCGGATATATCGTTGAAGCAGAAGCCTATCTGGGGCAAAAAGATTCAGCAGCGCACGCCTATAAAGGACGACGCACACCGGCAAACGAAGCACTGTACGGGCCGCCCGGTACGATTTATATTTATTTGCTGCACGGACGGGCCATGCTGGACATTGCCGTGCAGAAGAAAGAAGTTCCCCAGGGGATACTGATTCGTGCCATTGAGCCACTGGACGGCAGGGATCTGATGGAAAAGAACCGAAAAAAGCATGGCTTTGAGCTCACAAATGGTCCGGGTAAATTCATGGAAGCACTGGGCATCCACGACAAATCGTTAAACAGGAAACATATGGGGGACGCCCCTCTGTACATAGATCTGTCTGCAGAAAGGGAACCGGAAGAAATCGGCGTTTCCGCCCGTAAAGGGATCAGCCGCCGGGGAAGTGGCACCTGCTGGCCATTCCGTTTCTTTGTCAAAGGCAACCCATATGTGTCTGGCATAAAGAAAAGCGAAGTGAATGACCGCTCATTTGGTTGGAAAGAAAACAGGTGA
- the fni gene encoding type 2 isopentenyl-diphosphate Delta-isomerase produces MESRKDQHVRLFQETYRKHENDFDSVKFIHDALPEMSLNQIDCTTELPFTSWPHAFFINGMTGGSEKTKKINESLSRAAAATGIAVASGSQKAALKDPELRGTFRVLRRVNPDGFIFANIGAELDAEQAKRAIDMLEANALQIHLNAPQEIVMPEGDRDFSSWLKNLEQIVRSVDVPVVVKEVGFGMSRATFRKLVNAGVDVIDVAGRGGVNFISIENRRRNRARYNYLENWGQSTVISMLEAQSYLDQTTFFASGGVRHPLDILKALALGARAVGISGTFLHTALAEGADGLIRQIEEWKEQLTQMMLLLGCPDVASLRRKDLILSGSPLEWARLRGPNPEKLARRSSVSD; encoded by the coding sequence ATGGAGTCACGTAAAGATCAGCATGTCCGACTATTTCAGGAAACCTACCGGAAACACGAGAACGATTTTGATTCTGTAAAATTTATTCATGATGCTTTGCCGGAAATGAGCCTTAATCAGATTGACTGTACAACGGAACTGCCGTTTACTTCATGGCCGCATGCCTTTTTTATCAATGGGATGACCGGAGGAAGCGAGAAAACTAAAAAAATCAATGAAAGCCTGTCACGGGCAGCAGCAGCAACAGGGATAGCAGTTGCCTCCGGTTCACAGAAGGCGGCTTTAAAAGATCCGGAATTACGCGGTACATTTCGCGTGCTGCGCCGCGTCAATCCGGATGGATTTATCTTTGCCAATATAGGTGCTGAGCTGGATGCGGAACAGGCGAAAAGAGCCATCGATATGCTGGAAGCAAACGCGCTGCAGATCCACTTAAATGCACCTCAGGAAATTGTCATGCCGGAAGGAGACCGGGATTTTTCATCATGGCTGAAAAATCTGGAGCAAATCGTCCGTTCGGTTGATGTACCGGTTGTCGTTAAAGAGGTTGGATTCGGGATGAGCAGGGCAACGTTTCGGAAATTGGTGAATGCAGGCGTGGATGTGATCGATGTTGCCGGCAGAGGCGGTGTTAATTTTATTTCCATTGAGAATCGCCGCCGGAACCGGGCGCGATACAATTATCTGGAGAATTGGGGTCAGTCGACAGTCATTTCCATGCTTGAAGCGCAGTCTTATCTTGATCAGACTACTTTTTTTGCATCAGGCGGGGTGCGTCATCCTCTTGACATCCTTAAAGCGCTCGCACTGGGCGCCCGTGCGGTTGGCATCTCAGGTACTTTTCTCCATACCGCTCTGGCAGAGGGAGCGGATGGACTGATCAGACAGATTGAAGAATGGAAAGAACAGCTGACTCAAATGATGCTGCTGCTCGGCTGCCCGGATGTGGCCTCTCTTCGCAGAAAAGACCTGATCCTGAGTGGTTCTCCACTGGAGTGGGCACGGCTTCGGGGACCAAATCCGGAAAAACTTGCCAGACGTTCATCCGTAAGTGATTAA
- the smpB gene encoding SsrA-binding protein SmpB — translation MTKKESRVLAQNRRARHDYFIEQMVEAGIVLQGTEIKSIRRGKVSIQDAFARVEGEEAYLYNMNISMYEQGNRYNHDPLRTRKLLMHRKEIAKFGAEADKTGYALIPLKIYVKNGFAKVLIGLGRGKKMYDKRETMKKKTAEREMARAFRGRQKM, via the coding sequence GTGACAAAAAAGGAAAGCCGTGTACTCGCTCAGAATCGCCGGGCAAGACATGATTATTTTATTGAGCAGATGGTCGAAGCAGGGATCGTCCTGCAGGGAACGGAAATTAAATCAATTCGTCGGGGAAAGGTCAGTATTCAGGATGCCTTTGCCAGAGTTGAAGGCGAAGAAGCCTATCTTTACAATATGAATATCAGCATGTATGAACAGGGAAACAGATATAACCATGATCCGCTGAGAACACGTAAACTGCTGATGCATCGAAAAGAAATTGCCAAGTTTGGTGCAGAAGCGGATAAGACAGGTTATGCCCTGATCCCACTTAAAATTTATGTAAAGAACGGATTTGCCAAAGTACTGATTGGGTTAGGACGAGGCAAAAAGATGTATGATAAACGTGAAACCATGAAGAAAAAAACGGCTGAGCGTGAAATGGCCAGAGCGTTCAGAGGCAGGCAGAAAATGTAA
- a CDS encoding cob(I)yrinic acid a,c-diamide adenosyltransferase → MILYTRTGDEGKTAIIGGRVDKDDLHVETIGTIDEANCFVGQAVAQLDPGRFHDLLTDLKKIQNELFDCGGDLASVTKHRKKHVNQEMIDYLEKRIDRLIDEAPDIEQFILPGGSVPAASLHLARAVTRRAERCAVKLVKVDQKQSLLPLHYLNRLSDYFFAAARVVNYRLNKQEDLYGRSAPVFRGGRRKQNRMPGEQEGR, encoded by the coding sequence GTGATTCTTTATACGCGAACCGGTGACGAGGGGAAAACCGCGATTATCGGCGGTCGAGTAGATAAAGACGATCTGCACGTCGAAACCATTGGTACAATTGATGAAGCCAATTGTTTTGTGGGTCAGGCTGTCGCACAACTTGATCCCGGGCGTTTTCATGATTTACTTACCGATTTGAAGAAAATTCAAAATGAGCTGTTTGATTGCGGTGGCGATCTGGCATCGGTCACGAAACATCGTAAAAAACATGTGAATCAGGAAATGATTGATTATCTGGAGAAACGGATCGATCGGCTGATTGATGAAGCTCCGGATATTGAACAGTTCATTTTACCGGGAGGTTCAGTGCCAGCCGCCTCGCTGCACCTGGCGCGCGCGGTAACCAGACGGGCAGAGCGCTGTGCGGTTAAACTGGTGAAGGTGGATCAGAAACAATCCTTATTACCCTTACACTATTTGAACCGGCTTTCCGATTACTTTTTTGCTGCTGCCCGTGTTGTTAATTATCGGCTGAATAAACAAGAGGATTTGTATGGACGCAGTGCGCCGGTTTTTCGCGGGGGCAGAAGAAAGCAAAATCGAATGCCGGGAGAGCAGGAGGGCAGATGA